In Leclercia pneumoniae, the genomic window TCGCAGGCGTTTGTCCCAATCCTGGCTGAGTACAAAAGTAAGCAGGGCGAAGATGCCACCCGGGTGTTTATCTCTTACGTTTCGGGTCTGCTGACCCTGGCGCTGGCCATCGTCACCGTGGTGGGGATGTTGGCAGCGCCGTGGGTCATCATGGTGACCGCGCCAGGCTTTGCCAACACGGCGGACAAATTTGCTCTCACCACCCAGCTGTTGCAGATCACTTTCCCCTATATTTTGCTTATATCGCTCGCCTCTCTGGCAGGGGCGATTCTCAATACCTGGAACCGCTTCTCGGTACCGGCGTTTGCCCCCACGTTCCTCAATATCAGCATGATCGGATTTGCGCTGTTTGCCGCGCCGCACTTTAACCCTCCGGTGCTGGCCCTTGCCTGGGCGGTGACCGTCGGCGGCGTGTTGCAGCTGGCTTATCAGCTACCGCATCTGAAGAAAATTGGCATGCTGGTCTTGCCGCGCATCAACCTGCGCGATGCCGGAGCGATGCGTGTCGTCAAACAGATGGGGCCGGCGATCCTGGGCGTCTCCGTTAGTCAGATCTCGCTGATTATCAACACCATTTTTGCCTCCTTCCTTGCCTCAGGATCGGTTTCATGGATGTATTACGCCGATCGTCTGATGGAGTTTCCCTCTGGCGTGCTGGGCGTGGCGCTGGGCACCATCTTGCTGCCGTCGCTGTCGAAAAGCTTTGCCAGCGGCAATAATGATGAATATTGCCGCCTGATGGACTGGGGGCTGCGGCTCTGCTTCCTGCTGGCACTTCCCAGTGCGGTTGCGCTGGGGATCCTGGCCAAGCCGCTGACCGTGTCGCTGTTCCAGTACGGCAAATTTACCGCGTTTGATGCGGCCATGACCCAGCGGGCGCTCATTGCCTATTCGGTAGGACTGATGGGGCTGATCGTCGTGAAAGTGTTGGCGCCGGGCTTCTATTCGCGCCAGGACATCAAAACGCCGGTCAAAATTGCCATTGTGACTTTAATTATGACCCAGCTGATGAACCTGGCGTTTATTGGCCCTCTTAAGCACGCTGGCCTGGCACTCTCTATCGGTCTGGCGGCATGTCTTAACGCCGCGCTGCTCTACTGGCAATTGCGTAAACAGAAGATCTTTACTCCGCAGCCGGGTTGGGCACGTTTCCTGGTGCGTCTGGTGATAGCGGTGTTGGTGATGGCGGCGGCATTAGTGGGCATGCTGCATGTTATGCCGGATTGGGCGCAGGGCACGATGCTCTATCGACTGCTGCGGTTAATGGCGGTCGTGGTGACCGGCGTGGTGGCTTACTTTGCGACCCTGGCCATTCTCGGTTTTAAAGTGAAAGAGTTCACCCGCCGTACGGCGTAACGAAAAAAGGGGAGTCACAGACTGTGCTCCCCGTTCCTCTCTCGCTGGCGCGATTAGATAGAAAACTTCTTACCGCCGCCGCCGCGCGAGGCGGACTGTTGTCCATTCGCGCCATACAGGCCTGGCTCCTGATGTGGCTTCAGAACCTCCAGCGCCTGCTGGTTGCGGGTAATCTGTCCTTCCAGTAACCAACCATTGTGCTGGTTAAGGTCGCGCAACTGCTGGGTTTTTTCTGTAATTGTCTGCCAGCGTTCGGCGAAATCATCATTCGCACTACGTTGGGAGACTTGCTCAGCGCGACGCTGCTGCTCCAGGTAATCCAGAGTGGCGAGCAGCGAACTTTTATCTTCAGTAATTCGCTGAAGTGCGCTGCCGCTGATATGCCCGGCAGAGAGCTGTTGTTGTTCAGCATCCATTACCGTTTTCAGGTCATTAAGAATGACCGTCATTTGATCCAGTATTTCCGAGAGACGACTCATACGGTTTTTACTCTAAGAAACTTTGCGCTTCCTGAATCAGCGCGTCAGCAATTTTGCTGGTATCCATTTTTAGTTCGCCATTACGAATAGCGGTTTTCAGCGCGTCAACGCGTTCCATATTAATATCGTTGCTACCCGGCTGCATCAGCTTCGCCTGGGCATCGCTCAGCGTCACGCTGGTGCTGTTAGCCGACGCCGTTTTTTCAAGGCGAGTTTTTGGCGTGGCAGTGTCATTCGTTTCGCGAGTTTGTACAGTGCTAACCGGCTTTACGGGCGATGTACGATCAATGCTCATTGTGTTGTCCTCATAGAGGGTTCGCGGCGTTGGTGCCTGACATCATCATTTGTTACTACTTTATCGGCAGCCGCCGCAAAATCTTTAAAAAGATTATAGGTTAATCAGAATATTCCCATCAGAACCGACCGTTCCACTGACCACCTGGCCGGAAGCCATACGCACGCGGGCATTCTGCGCCACCGCTGCGTTGTTCAACGCCTTGCCTTCACTGTTCACGCTAAAGCCGTCTCCGCTGGCGACAACCATCACGCGTTGACCGGCTTTAATACGCCATGACTGACGCAGCATACTCAATTGCAGCGGCTGCCCTGGCGCCACATCGCGAAGCGTGACGGCATCTTGCGCCTGGTTGATATCCAGCATGGTGCGCGGTGGCAACTGATCCAGTCTGCCGCGCTTAAGCGTTACGCTACCGGGCTGCAACACGCTGCCGCGAGCAATCACCTGGGAGGCGACAACATAATTGCCCATCGCCTGAACTGCAACCTGAATGTAGCGCTTCTCATTGGCGCAACGTGTCTGCACGCTGAGATTGCCCCACAGTCTGGCACTGCCCGGTACGCTAAATGAGGGCTGCTCACAGCTGGGCAGCAGGTTAGCCGGGGAACGAATGGTCACGGTGACCTCATCGCTAATGCCGGCCAGCCGCTGGGCAAAAAATGCCGTCAGCTGCGCGTCCAGATCCTGCGCAGAGGAGAGGGCGCTCCAGAGCAATAAGGTTGCCGCAAGACCACGTTTGAAAATGCGCATCATAAAATACCCGCCAGTTCCAGGATGAGAGGGATTCTACCTGTCGTCCTTTCTCATCAACGCAATAAATAGCGACGCATTTTGCGCTTATTCCGTCGATAAGGGTGACGGGTTGAGATTTAAGCTGTGAACTGAAATTTTGCCATCAGCGGAGGAGACATGCTCGATAAACTCGACGCCGCGCTACGTTTTCAGCAGGAAGCGCTCAACTTACGCGCCCAGCGTCAGGAGATTCTGGCCGCCAATATCGCGAACGCTGATACCCCCGGGTTTCAGGCGCGCGATATTGATTTTTCCAGTGAACTTAAAAAAGTGATGGAGCGTGGACGGGCCGAAAACACCGGCGTTGCCCTTGCGCTGACATCTGCACGCCATATTCCCGCTCAGGTCGTTAACACCCCGACCACCGATTTACTTTACCGCGTTCCCGATCAGCCATCTCTCGACGGCAACACCGTAGATATGGACCGGGAGCGTACGCAGTTTGCCGATAACAGCCTGAAGTACCAGATGGGGCTGACCGTTCTCGGTGGACAAATTAAAGGCATGATGAATGTCCTGCAGGGAGGCAATTAATTTTGGCTTTACTGAATATTTTTGATATCGCCGGTTCCGCGTTGACCGCCCAGTCCCAGCGTCTGAACGTGGCTGCCAGTAACCTGGCAAACGCCGACAGCGTGACGGGCCCAGATGGTCAACCCTACCGTGCAAAACAGGTTGTTTTCCAGGTCAATGCTGCGCCAGGCGCAGCGACCGGTGGGGTAAAAGTCGCTGATGTGATCGAGAGCCAGGCGCCGGACAAACTGGTGTACGAGCCAGGCAATCCGCTGGCCGATGCCAATGGCTACGTCAAAATGCCAAACGTGGATGTCGTGGGTGAGATGGTGAACACCATGTCTGCCTCCCGCAGCTACCAGGCAAACGTTGAAGTACTCAATACCGTCAAGGGCATGATGCTCAAAACGCTTACTCTCGGTCAGTAAAGGAGACTCGCATGTCCATTGCAGTCAATATGAATGACACCACCAATGCTACCAGCGCAGCCAGCTCCAGCTCGTTGACGGGTAGCAAAGCGTCGGATCTGCAGAGCAGCTTCTTAACGCTACTGGTGGCGCAGTTGAAAAACCAGGACCCCACCAACCCGATGCAGAATAACGAACTGACCACGCAGCTTGCGCAGATCAGTACCGTTAGCGGCATCGAAAAACTGAACACCACCCTGGGCTCTATCTCCGGCCAGATCGACAACAGCCAGTCTCTGCAGGCGAGCAGCCTGATTGGTCATGGCGTGATGATCCCGGGTAGCACCATCCTTGCCGGTACCAACACTACCGACGGTACCAGCAATACGTCGACAACGCCGTTTGGCGTTGAGCTGCAGCAGCCTGCCGACAAAGTGACAGCCACCATTACCGATAAGGCTGGCGCCGTCGTTCGCACCATTGACATTGGTGAACTGAAAGCGGGTGTTCACACCTTTACCTGGGATGGCACGCTGGCCGACGGCACGACCGCGCCGAACGGCTCTTATAACGTTGCCATTTCTGCCAGCAGCGGCACGACCCAGTTGGTGGCACAACCTCTGCAGTTTGCGCTGGTTCAGGGCGTCACGCGGGGTAGCGATGGCAACAAACTGGATTTGGGTACCTACGGTACCACCACGCTCGACCAAGTTCGGCAGATTATCTAAGCCTTAATACTTATCAGGAGTAAGTCATGGCCTTTTCTCAAGCGGTCAGCGGCCTGAATGCTGCGGCCACCAACCTCGATGTCATTGGTAACAACATTGCCAACTCCGCGACCTATGGTTTTAAATCCTCAACCGCCTCTTTTGCGGATATGTTTGCGGGTTCTAAAGCGGGTCTGGGCGTCAAAGTGGCCGGCATCACCCAGGATTTCACCGACGGCACTACGACCAACACCGGCCGTGGCCTGGATGTTGCCATTAGCCAGAACGGTTTCTTCCGTATGGTCGACAGCAACGGTTCCGTGTTCTATAGCCGTAACGGCCAGTTCAGCCTGGATGAAAACCGTAATCTGGTGAACATGCAGGGCCTGCAGCTGACCGGTTATCCGGTCGCGGGTACGCCACCAACGGTGCAGACCGGTGCGAACCCACAGGCTATTTCCGTTCCAAATAACTTGATGGCGGCGAAATCCACCACTACAGCAACTCAGCAGATTAACTTGAACTCTACCGACAGCATACCGACGAAAGCATTCGATCCGACTGACCCTGATAGCTACAACAAAA contains:
- the flgB gene encoding flagellar basal body rod protein FlgB encodes the protein MLDKLDAALRFQQEALNLRAQRQEILAANIANADTPGFQARDIDFSSELKKVMERGRAENTGVALALTSARHIPAQVVNTPTTDLLYRVPDQPSLDGNTVDMDRERTQFADNSLKYQMGLTVLGGQIKGMMNVLQGGN
- the flgN gene encoding flagella biosynthesis chaperone FlgN; its protein translation is MSRLSEILDQMTVILNDLKTVMDAEQQQLSAGHISGSALQRITEDKSSLLATLDYLEQQRRAEQVSQRSANDDFAERWQTITEKTQQLRDLNQHNGWLLEGQITRNQQALEVLKPHQEPGLYGANGQQSASRGGGGKKFSI
- the flgC gene encoding flagellar basal body rod protein FlgC is translated as MALLNIFDIAGSALTAQSQRLNVAASNLANADSVTGPDGQPYRAKQVVFQVNAAPGAATGGVKVADVIESQAPDKLVYEPGNPLADANGYVKMPNVDVVGEMVNTMSASRSYQANVEVLNTVKGMMLKTLTLGQ
- the flgM gene encoding flagellar biosynthesis anti-sigma factor FlgM, giving the protein MSIDRTSPVKPVSTVQTRETNDTATPKTRLEKTASANSTSVTLSDAQAKLMQPGSNDINMERVDALKTAIRNGELKMDTSKIADALIQEAQSFLE
- the murJ gene encoding murein biosynthesis integral membrane protein MurJ, with product MNLLKSLAAVSSMTMFSRVLGFARDAIVARVFGAGMATDAFFVAFKLPNLLRRIFAEGAFSQAFVPILAEYKSKQGEDATRVFISYVSGLLTLALAIVTVVGMLAAPWVIMVTAPGFANTADKFALTTQLLQITFPYILLISLASLAGAILNTWNRFSVPAFAPTFLNISMIGFALFAAPHFNPPVLALAWAVTVGGVLQLAYQLPHLKKIGMLVLPRINLRDAGAMRVVKQMGPAILGVSVSQISLIINTIFASFLASGSVSWMYYADRLMEFPSGVLGVALGTILLPSLSKSFASGNNDEYCRLMDWGLRLCFLLALPSAVALGILAKPLTVSLFQYGKFTAFDAAMTQRALIAYSVGLMGLIVVKVLAPGFYSRQDIKTPVKIAIVTLIMTQLMNLAFIGPLKHAGLALSIGLAACLNAALLYWQLRKQKIFTPQPGWARFLVRLVIAVLVMAAALVGMLHVMPDWAQGTMLYRLLRLMAVVVTGVVAYFATLAILGFKVKEFTRRTA
- the flgD gene encoding flagellar hook assembly protein FlgD, which gives rise to MSIAVNMNDTTNATSAASSSSLTGSKASDLQSSFLTLLVAQLKNQDPTNPMQNNELTTQLAQISTVSGIEKLNTTLGSISGQIDNSQSLQASSLIGHGVMIPGSTILAGTNTTDGTSNTSTTPFGVELQQPADKVTATITDKAGAVVRTIDIGELKAGVHTFTWDGTLADGTTAPNGSYNVAISASSGTTQLVAQPLQFALVQGVTRGSDGNKLDLGTYGTTTLDQVRQII
- the flgA gene encoding flagellar basal body P-ring formation chaperone FlgA; this translates as MRIFKRGLAATLLLWSALSSAQDLDAQLTAFFAQRLAGISDEVTVTIRSPANLLPSCEQPSFSVPGSARLWGNLSVQTRCANEKRYIQVAVQAMGNYVVASQVIARGSVLQPGSVTLKRGRLDQLPPRTMLDINQAQDAVTLRDVAPGQPLQLSMLRQSWRIKAGQRVMVVASGDGFSVNSEGKALNNAAVAQNARVRMASGQVVSGTVGSDGNILINL